One Alkalispirochaeta americana genomic window, GATCCCGGACCTCGTGGGCAATGGCCACAAAGGGGTTACCAGTACTTCTGCTGATCAGGCCGTTACTGACAGCGTACCGGTACCCTCGGGAATAGATATCCTGAATATATCCTCGATCAAGAAGATTTCCTCTCACGTCCTGGCTGGTGATAAGGTTTCCCTGAGTATCGACAAAGCTCAGATTTTCAAGGTGTCCCGGCAGATAATAGTGAAGATCCAGCAGGTACGACCGGATCTCCTCAAGGTCTCCCTGGCGAATCACGGGTTGCAGGGAATACTGCTGAACCAGGTCGATGTTCCCTTCAAGCCATCGACCAGTCTCAGCCCCCCGGGCCGAGACAATTTCCCGGGACATATCCCGGATAGTTTCACTTTGAATCCTCATCATTTGCCACAAGAGAAGCCCTCCCATAAGAGAGAGGAGGAGAACCGCAGCTCCTCCAAAACAGGCGATCATGCGTCCCTGGAGGGACCTGAACCGATACATAACGTCAATCTCCTTCTGAACGAATTGTTCGAGCCATTTATTACTACTTTCTACTGCGTATTACTTCCGGGGCTTGCACAGCCCGTAACCCCGAAACCGCCCGGACCCCAAGAGAAGCGGCCCCTGCACCATTCTCCGAAAAACGCACCGCACGTGAACCATTCTCCGGCTGCTTCCGTCTTTCAGGCGAATTGGGGGAAACCGCTTTACCGCAAGCGATCCCGGGTGGAAGGGCACTGAATCGACAAGAACCTGCTCCGGCTCGGGGAGTCCGATTTTTGTACAGAGCAGCGACACTTGCTTTCGAGCCCATTCATCGGCGTCCACCTGGCGGTTTCGCTGCCTTCTGTCCATTACAACGGGGGTAATACTGTCCCAAACCTGGGATGGTCCGGTGAAATCCTCCGGTTCATCAAATTCGCTAATACCATCAATGCGGTCACTCCCCCCTCCAGAGGAAAGGAAGATTTCACCTGCCGGGAGAGGTTTGAGTCCGAACAGACCGAGCCTCCCCAGAGTCAGTACGATTCCCCGTTCCCCCTGAGCTGCAGAATCCAGAATCTGCCGGAGTTCCTCTTCCTCCGCCGGAGCGAGCCCCCTGGGCAACACCACGGCAGCGCCAGTCACAGCAAGAGACCCCGCACGTCCTCGGGGCTCGCATAAAGGAGCGTAGGCCACGTGGGTCTCCCGCAGAGGCTCTCCGCCTTTTGCATGGCCCGATGCCAGTTCCCGGGCCCGTTGGGAACGC contains:
- the csb2 gene encoding type I-G CRISPR-associated protein Csb2, producing MAFSYHPETLLERDSSRSIAEARFPGGFSVPEEALTIETAGTVFSPRIISLTKTYGKDLQLSQTTLLSQALRATLIPLAEERSQRARELASGHAKGGEPLRETHVAYAPLCEPRGRAGSLAVTGAAVVLPRGLAPAEEEELRQILDSAAQGERGIVLTLGRLGLFGLKPLPAGEIFLSSGGGSDRIDGISEFDEPEDFTGPSQVWDSITPVVMDRRQRNRQVDADEWARKQVSLLCTKIGLPEPEQVLVDSVPFHPGSLAVKRFPPIRLKDGSSRRMVHVRCVFRRMVQGPLLLGSGRFRGYGLCKPRK